From the genome of Biomphalaria glabrata chromosome 1, xgBioGlab47.1, whole genome shotgun sequence, one region includes:
- the LOC106065379 gene encoding glycylpeptide N-tetradecanoyltransferase 2-like isoform X2 — protein sequence MADVDSLHDLSDADGDPSAVEADAEDEEANEESVDPSQRKKSKKKKRKAKDTERSSGDSDNQIHEVTEHKCLEVPDNVSLSQSGMEADSESQGSQDSKAEDALSEPCSTDKGKAKSTVEAQMANITQIQNALELLALPQGAAPKSLDEAKKKKYQFWETQPVPKFGDEDITVNEEIEKDKAPSEIRSEPLTLPAGFVWDTLDISDPLILKELYTLLNENYVEDDDNMFRFDYSPEFLQWALQPPGWLRDWHCGVRVIKSKKLVGFISAVPAHIKIYDKSKKMVEINFLCVHKKLRAKRVAPVLIKEITRRVHQQGLFQAVYTAGVVLPKPVASCRYWHRSLNPRKLIEVKFSHLSRNMTMQRTLKLYKLPDHPKTPGFRKLTPSDVPEAYQLLKKFMKRYDLAPLFKEEEFRHWFIPRDGIINSYVVETNGKLTDFVSFYSLPSTIMHHPVHKSLRAAYSFYNASFKTPWLDLMQDTLIEAKNMGFDVFNALDLMDNKDFLEKLKFGVGDGFLQYYLYNWKCPHMETNQVGLVLQ from the exons ATGGCCGATGTCGACTCATTACATGATTTGTCCGATGCTGATGGTGACCCAAGTGCCGTAGAAGCTGATGCAGAAGACGAAGAAGCAAACGAGGAAAG tGTTGATCCATCACAGCGTAAGAAAAGTAAGAAGAAGAAGCGAAAAGCTAAAGATACAGAGAGATCTAGTGGGGACTCCGATAATCAGATTCATGAGGTTACGGAACACAAATGCTTAGAAGTTCCAGAcaatgtctctctctcacaGTCTGGAATGGAGGCTGATTCTGAAAGTCAAGGCTCCCAAGACTCCAAAGCTGAGGATGCACTGTCTGAACCTTGTAGTACTGATAAAGGCAAAGCAAAGTCAACAGTTGAAGCTCAG ATGGCCAACATAACCCAAATTCAGAATGCTCTGGAACTGCTGGCACTACCACAGGGAGCAGCCCCTAAAAGTTTAGATGaagctaaaaagaaaaaatatcagTTTTGGGAAACACAGCCTGTACCTAAATTTGGTG ATGAAGACATAACTGTAAATGAGGAGATAGAGAAAGATAAGGCACCTTCTGAAATTAGATCAGAGCCGCTGACATTGCCTGCTGGTTTTGTGTGGGATACATTAGACATAAGTGATCCACTTATA CTGAAAGAGCTCTATACCTTACTGAATGAAAACTATGTTGAAGATGATGATAATATGTTTCGTTTTGATTACTCACCAGAATTTCTTCAGTG GGCTCTTCAGCCTCCTGGATGGCTAAGAGACTGGCACTGTGGTGTAAGAGTtatcaaaagtaaaaaactgGTTGGCTTCATAAGTGCTGTACCTGCTCATATTAAAATTTATGACAA ATCCAAAAAGATGGTAGAGATCAACTTTCTTTGTGTTCACAAGAAGCTTCGAGCTAAACGTGTGGCTCCAGTGTTGATCAAAGAGATCACAAGACGTGTTCACCAGCAGGGTCTGTTTCAGGCTGTGTACACTGCTGGTGTTGTGCTTCCCAAGCCTGTGGCATCCTGCAG GTACTGGCACAGATCTCTAAATCCTAGAAAGTTGATAGAAGTTAAGTTTTCTCATTTAAGTCGAAACATGACTATGCAGCGGACTCTGAAGCTTTATAAACTTCCTGAT CACCCAAAGACCCCAGGTTTTAGGAAGCTAACACCTTCAGATGTTCCAGAGGCATACCAGTTGCTTAAAAAA ttcatgaAGAGGTATGATCTAGCCCCTTTGTTTAAAGAAGAAGAGTTTCGTCATTGGTTTATTCCAAGAGATGGAATAATAAATAGCTACGTGGTGGAG ACAAACGGCAAATTGACAGATTTTGTAAGCTTTTATTCCCTTCCATCCACTATTATGCATCATCCAGTGCACAAATCTCTGCGTGCTGCATATTCCTTTTACAATGCTAGTTTTAAGACTCCATGGCTGGATCTCATGCAGGATACACTTATTGAAGCTAAAAAT ATGGGATTTGATGTGTTTAACGCCTTGGATTTGATGGACAACAAAGACTTTCTTGAAAAGTTAAAGTTTGGTGTGGGGGATGGGTTTTTGCAGTATTATCTTTATAACTGGAAGTGTCCCCATATGGAAACCAATCAG GTTGGCCTGGTGTTGCAATGA
- the LOC106065379 gene encoding glycylpeptide N-tetradecanoyltransferase 2-like isoform X1 codes for MADVDSLHDLSDADGDPSAVEADAEDEEANEESVDPSQRKKSKKKKRKAKDTERSSGDSDNQIHEVTEHKCLEVPDNVSLSQSGMEADSESQGSQDSKAEDALSEPCSTDKGKAKSTVEAQKMANITQIQNALELLALPQGAAPKSLDEAKKKKYQFWETQPVPKFGDEDITVNEEIEKDKAPSEIRSEPLTLPAGFVWDTLDISDPLILKELYTLLNENYVEDDDNMFRFDYSPEFLQWALQPPGWLRDWHCGVRVIKSKKLVGFISAVPAHIKIYDKSKKMVEINFLCVHKKLRAKRVAPVLIKEITRRVHQQGLFQAVYTAGVVLPKPVASCRYWHRSLNPRKLIEVKFSHLSRNMTMQRTLKLYKLPDHPKTPGFRKLTPSDVPEAYQLLKKFMKRYDLAPLFKEEEFRHWFIPRDGIINSYVVETNGKLTDFVSFYSLPSTIMHHPVHKSLRAAYSFYNASFKTPWLDLMQDTLIEAKNMGFDVFNALDLMDNKDFLEKLKFGVGDGFLQYYLYNWKCPHMETNQVGLVLQ; via the exons ATGGCCGATGTCGACTCATTACATGATTTGTCCGATGCTGATGGTGACCCAAGTGCCGTAGAAGCTGATGCAGAAGACGAAGAAGCAAACGAGGAAAG tGTTGATCCATCACAGCGTAAGAAAAGTAAGAAGAAGAAGCGAAAAGCTAAAGATACAGAGAGATCTAGTGGGGACTCCGATAATCAGATTCATGAGGTTACGGAACACAAATGCTTAGAAGTTCCAGAcaatgtctctctctcacaGTCTGGAATGGAGGCTGATTCTGAAAGTCAAGGCTCCCAAGACTCCAAAGCTGAGGATGCACTGTCTGAACCTTGTAGTACTGATAAAGGCAAAGCAAAGTCAACAGTTGAAGCTCAG AAGATGGCCAACATAACCCAAATTCAGAATGCTCTGGAACTGCTGGCACTACCACAGGGAGCAGCCCCTAAAAGTTTAGATGaagctaaaaagaaaaaatatcagTTTTGGGAAACACAGCCTGTACCTAAATTTGGTG ATGAAGACATAACTGTAAATGAGGAGATAGAGAAAGATAAGGCACCTTCTGAAATTAGATCAGAGCCGCTGACATTGCCTGCTGGTTTTGTGTGGGATACATTAGACATAAGTGATCCACTTATA CTGAAAGAGCTCTATACCTTACTGAATGAAAACTATGTTGAAGATGATGATAATATGTTTCGTTTTGATTACTCACCAGAATTTCTTCAGTG GGCTCTTCAGCCTCCTGGATGGCTAAGAGACTGGCACTGTGGTGTAAGAGTtatcaaaagtaaaaaactgGTTGGCTTCATAAGTGCTGTACCTGCTCATATTAAAATTTATGACAA ATCCAAAAAGATGGTAGAGATCAACTTTCTTTGTGTTCACAAGAAGCTTCGAGCTAAACGTGTGGCTCCAGTGTTGATCAAAGAGATCACAAGACGTGTTCACCAGCAGGGTCTGTTTCAGGCTGTGTACACTGCTGGTGTTGTGCTTCCCAAGCCTGTGGCATCCTGCAG GTACTGGCACAGATCTCTAAATCCTAGAAAGTTGATAGAAGTTAAGTTTTCTCATTTAAGTCGAAACATGACTATGCAGCGGACTCTGAAGCTTTATAAACTTCCTGAT CACCCAAAGACCCCAGGTTTTAGGAAGCTAACACCTTCAGATGTTCCAGAGGCATACCAGTTGCTTAAAAAA ttcatgaAGAGGTATGATCTAGCCCCTTTGTTTAAAGAAGAAGAGTTTCGTCATTGGTTTATTCCAAGAGATGGAATAATAAATAGCTACGTGGTGGAG ACAAACGGCAAATTGACAGATTTTGTAAGCTTTTATTCCCTTCCATCCACTATTATGCATCATCCAGTGCACAAATCTCTGCGTGCTGCATATTCCTTTTACAATGCTAGTTTTAAGACTCCATGGCTGGATCTCATGCAGGATACACTTATTGAAGCTAAAAAT ATGGGATTTGATGTGTTTAACGCCTTGGATTTGATGGACAACAAAGACTTTCTTGAAAAGTTAAAGTTTGGTGTGGGGGATGGGTTTTTGCAGTATTATCTTTATAACTGGAAGTGTCCCCATATGGAAACCAATCAG GTTGGCCTGGTGTTGCAATGA
- the LOC106065385 gene encoding RNA-binding protein 48-like, whose amino-acid sequence MDLEIPAHHIKQEVCATRSPYREGRHAKAVKVYTVNNESSYLLIQGVPSVGATEELQKLCESFGEIVQFNPLDDYPCSDKYTEVHLVKYKKIMSARFAKRKLDDYSFFGGVLHVCYVPEYETVNETREKLQDRRRVVASKLKQYEATDQVHVRTSRVSNERGRTFTSGNNSNETPIYHCSALPEEKTNPHIHNRAYQPVSMESAATKDQTYIITEASNQPDMTLETFQLPPPPKEYTKHYHKPVAKIPRLHRNANITPTIHKPVTSTVGSDSIASETNPLQKRLQIEGIDNSSMKTLPDGSQVIVRNVPNTKPAPKFIPRQTIKFTPKKSEQTKMPDSLDLEIKKNAFKLGEVQGPSGEINRKRALSPTQKSVNETILAIRSKITKVIAQETKKTS is encoded by the exons ATGGATTTAGAAATACCAGCCCATCATATTAAACAAGAAGTCTGTGCAACTAGATCACCATATCGTGAAGGGAGACATGCTAAGGCTGTGAAG GTATACACAGTAAATAATGAATCGTCCTATTTACTAATACAAGGTGTTCCCAGTGTAGGGGCCACAGAAGAATTACAAAAGTTGTGTGAATCATTTGGTGAAATTGTTCAGTTCAACCCATTGGATGACTATCCATGCAGTGATAAATATACAGAAGTTCATCttgtgaaatataaaaaaattatgtccGCAAG ATTTGCAAAAAGAAAGCTAGATGATTACTCGTTTTTTGGAGGTGTTCTACATGTTTGCTATGTGCCTGAATAtgaaacagtgaatgaaacaaGAGAAAAGCTGCAGGACCGCAGACGAGTAGTTGCATCTAAACTGAAGCAATATG AAGCAACAGATCAAGTTCATGTAAGAACTAGTCGTGTCAGTAATGAAAGAGGGAGAACTTTTACTTCAGGAAATAATAGCAATGAAACGCCCATCTATCACTGCTCAGCTCTTCCTGAAGAGAAAACAAACCCCCATATTCATAATAGAGCATATCAACCTGTGTCTATGGAATCAGCAGCTACCAAAGACCAGACATATATTATTACAGAAGCCAGTAATCAGCCAGATATGACACTTGAAACATTTCAGTTACCTCCACCCCCTAAAGAATACACAAAACACTATCATAAACCTGTTGCTAAAATCCCCAGGCTTCATCGTAATGCAAATATTACTCCAACCATACACAAGCCAGTAACAAGTACTGTTGGGTCAGACAGTATTGCATCAGAGACAAATCCTTTGCAAAAAAGACTTCAAATAGAAGGAATAGACAATAGCAGTATGAAAACTTTACCAGATGGCTCCCAAGTAATTGTACGCAATGTACCAAATACCAAGCCAGCACCTAAATTCATACCTCGACAGACAATCAAGTTCACACCCAAGAAATCAGAACAAACAAAGATGCCAGATAGTTTGGatctagaaataaagaaaaatgctTTCAAACTTGGGGAAGTCCAAGGTCCTTCTGGGGAAATAAACAGGAAAAGAGCACTCTCACCAACTCAAAAATCAGTTAATGAAACAATACTTGCCATCAGAAGTAAAATTACAAAG GTGATAGCACAGGAAACCAAGAAAACATCCTGA
- the LOC106065381 gene encoding dephospho-CoA kinase domain-containing protein-like, with the protein MFLVGLTGGIASGKSTVTKIFREELGCACIDADAIARQVVEPGTSANKTIRVAFGEDICFPDGTLNREKLGDIIFHDESKRYKLNSIVHPAVKKQMLWEIFLYFLKGYHFVILDIPLLFETRQLLPFLTFSIVVFCTENQQVKRLMERNQLSEADAMARIKSQLPLDEKCQMGSFTIDNTGTIEETRSYTLNIYKTLCSSKRHLSLRFGIVAVVSLLLGTFFLLSQN; encoded by the exons ATGTTTTTAGTTGGATTAACTGGAGGTATCGCTAGTGGTAAAAGTACAGTAACTAAGATTTTTAGAGAAGAATTGGGATGTGCGTGTATAGATGCTGATGCAATAGCTCGACAAG TGGTTGAACCAGGCACATCAGCAAATAAAACGATAAGGGTAGCATTTGGAGAGGACATTTGTTTCCCTGATGGAACTCTTAATAGAGAAAAACTGGGTGACATTATTTTTCATGATGAAAGCAAGCGTTACAAGTTAAACTCAATAGTCCACCCAGCAGTGAAAAAACAGATGTTATGGGAAATTTTCCTATATTTCCTAAAAG GCTATCACTTTGTCATTCTGGATATTCCACTTTTGTTTGAAACAAGACAGTTGTTACCTTTTCTAACATTTTCAATAGTTGTATTTTG CACTGAAAATCAACAAGTGAAGCGCTTGATGGAAAGAAACCAGTTATCTGAAGCTGATGCAATGGCACGGATAAAAAGTCAACTTCCTCTGGATGAAAAATGCCAAATGGGCAGTTTTACAATCGATAATACTGGAACAATTGAGGAAACTAGAAGTtatactttaaacatttataagaCTCTTTGTTCATCAAAAAGACATTTATCATTGCGCTTTGGTATAGTAGCTGTTGTTTCATTATTATTGGGAACTTTTTTCCTACTTTCTCAAAACTAG